The Canis lupus dingo isolate Sandy chromosome 8, ASM325472v2, whole genome shotgun sequence genome has a segment encoding these proteins:
- the CLBA1 gene encoding uncharacterized protein CLBA1, with the protein MQGQRQRGAGPGRSRPPGRCPRDPAEGLRTGPRPPGGPEPAEHGSAWGEFEGFQEAPAKAGQFAANSEAPESPPHPGRQAGGTGAAGSSPRELALSYADVFRFAFQEVLVPQAAEGISPLDHVLDASGEGKPGCEPVHTLCSESRELWRALQNTTGMSASRCLWSKSRCQENFFLVLGIDAAQKDLSGDLGHIPECSDLKEPEEAGAPSRLQPCRALIQTKLSGPSGGGQGSLLACSLFLRTPLRRSGQYVPIPWKKKIFNPRNLKITLFNSDVC; encoded by the exons ATGCAGGGCCAGCGGCAGCGGGGGGCAGGCCCTGGCCGCTCGCGCCCTCCCGGCCGGTGTCCCCGCGACCCCGCGGAGGGGCTGAGgaccggcccccgccccccgggcggCCCGGAGCCCGCGGAGCACGGCAGCGCCTGGGGCGAGTTCGAAGGCTTTCAGGAGGCCCCGGCCAAGGCTGGACAGTTCGCGGCAAACTCGGAGGCCCCGGAGAGCCCCCCGCATCCAGGGCGCCAGGCTGGGGGGACGGGAGCCGCGGGCAGCTCGCCTCGAGAG CTCGCGCTCAGCTACGCGGACGTTTTCAGGTTTGCATTTCAAGAAGTCCTGGTCCCGCAGGCCGCTGAGGGCATCTCTCCCTTAGACCACGTCTTAGACGCAAGCGGCGAAGGGAAGCCTGGCTGTGAACCTGTACACACACTGTG TTCTGAATCTAGAGAACTCTGGAGAGCCCTTCAGAACACAACTGGCATGTCGGCCTCTCGATGCCTCTGGAGCAAGTCCCGTTGCCAGGAAAACTTCTTTCTTGTTCTTGGGATAGATGCTGCTCAGAAG GACCTTTCCGGAGACCTGGGTCACATTCCCGAATGCTCCGACCTCAAAGAGCCTGAAGAAGCGGGCGCGCCCTCCCGTCTGCAGCCCTGCAGAGCCCTGATCCAGACCAAG CTCTCGGGGCCGTCCGGCGGCGGCCAGGGGAGCCTGCTTGCCTGCAGCCTCTTTCTGAGGACGCCCTTACGCAGAAGCGGGCAGTACGTCCCAATCCCGTGGAAAAAGAAGATTTTCAATCCACGTAACCTGAAGATCACCTTGTTTAATAGTGACGTCTGCTGA